A single Triticum dicoccoides isolate Atlit2015 ecotype Zavitan chromosome 2A, WEW_v2.0, whole genome shotgun sequence DNA region contains:
- the LOC119354763 gene encoding phospholipase A-2-activating protein-like, which produces MAEYHLSAQLHGHEDDVRGICICGDVGVATSSRDKTVRFWMQDPEKKREYVLSKTLVGHSSFVGPMVWAPPSDRFPEGAIVSGGMDTLVLLWNLHTGEVVGTMRGHTSQVTGLAIDDNGDIISSSMDCTLRRWRDGNAVEVWEAHKVAVQTVLKLPSGELFTGSSDSTIKLWKGRTCLHTFSGHADTVRCLAQMPGMGILSASHDGTIKLWALTGQPLLEMIGHTSLVYSVDAHSSGLIASGSEDRSVKIWKDGICVQSIEHPGCIWDAKFLDNGDVVTACSDGVVRIWTTDNNRFCSDEELATYTDIISQYTLSRKTVGGLKLMDLPGVEALQVQGNTDGQTLIVREGDNGVAYSWNSKELKWDKIGEVVDGPGDAAQGQVYDGAHYDFVFNVDIGDGEPIRKLPYNRSDDPYAVADKWLLKENLPLTYRQQVVEFILQNSGQNNFVPDPSFRDPYTGGNAYVPGQPSSSNGSAPKQTFKHIPKNGMLLFETAQFEGILKKITEFSATLASDSEQKHLSLSEADFSRLAAIVKVLKNTSFYHTSKLADADIVLLLKILKSWPSQMMFPVIDFLRMFVLHPDGATLLLKTIESGNDVLRETFRKAVAIPVHSPNVLTILKAVTNLFDNPCLHQWLKTHCAEIIDSFSSCKPSFSKNAHLAYATLLLNYSVLSIESKDEQSQAQILSAALEIAEDDAQDADSKYRALVAIGSLMLNGLVKSIALDLDVKSVASSAKASMDLKIAEVGADIELLTR; this is translated from the exons ATGGCCGAGTACCACCTCAGCGCGCAGCTCCACGGCCACGAGGATGAT GTTCGTGGGATCTGTATCTGTGGTGATGTGGGGGTCGCAACATCGTCAAGAGATAAAACGGTGAGATTCTGGATGCAGGACCCGGAAAAGAAGCGCGAATATGTCCTCTCAAAAACACTTGTAGGACATTCCAGTTTTGTTGGCCCGATGGTTTGGGCCCCACCTTCTGATCGCTTTCCGGAAGGAGCGATTGTTTCTGGTGGCATGGATACGCTAGTATTGCTATGGAATTTGCATACAGGAGAAGTTGTTGGAACAATGAGGGGTCACACCTCACAGGTGACTGGTCTTGCTATCGACGACAACGGTGACATTATATCTTCATCGATGGATTG TACTTTAAGAAGGTGGAGAGATGGCAATGCTGTAGAAGTTTGGGAGGCTCATAAAGTTGCAGTGCAAACTGTTCTAAAGCTGCCCTCGGGAGAACTATTTACGG GTTCAAGTGATTCCACCATTAAACTTTGGAAAGGAAGGACTTGTCTACATACATTCTCTGGGCATGCAG ACACTGTTCGATGTTTAGCACAGATGCCAGGGATGGGTATACTTTCTGCATCACATGATGG AACTATAAAGTTATGGGCATTAACTGGCCAACCCCTGTTGGAGATGATTGGCCATACCTCTCTTGTATATTCTGTGGATGCGCATTCATCTGGTCTAATTGCTAGTGGCAGTGAAGATCGCTCTGTCAAGATATGGAAAG ATGGAATCTGTGTTCAGAGCATTGAACACCCAGGATGTATATGGGATGCTAAATTTTTGGATAATGGAGATGTTGTTACTGCATGTTCTGACGGAGTTGTGAGGATATGGACAACCGACAATAATAGGTTCTGCAGTGATGAGGAGCTTGCAACATATACCGATATTATTTCTCAGTACACACTAAGCAG AAAGACTGTTGGTGGACTGAAGTTGATGGATCTACCAGGAGTTGAGGCACTGCAAGTTCAAG GAAACACTGATGGGCAAACTCTAATTGTTAGAGAGGGCGATAACGGTGTTGCTTATTCATGGAATTCAAAAGAGCTAAAATGGGACAAA ATTGGTGAGGTGGTGGATGGACCTGGGGATGCTGCACAAGGTCAGGTTTATGATGGTGCTCACTATGACTTCG TTTTTAATGTTGACATTGGAGATGGAGAGCCCATTCGGAAACTGCCCTACAATCGATCAG ATGATCCATACGCAGTTGCAGACAAATGGCTCCTGAAAGAAAATCTTCCTTTGACATATCGCCAGCAAGTTGTAGAATTCATACTGCAAAATTCTGGGCAGAACAATTTTGTTCCAGATCCATCTTTCCGCGATCCCTATACTGGGG GTAATGCATATGTACCCGGGCAACCGTCTTCTTCAAATG GCAGTGCCCCAAAACAAACTTTCAAGCACATACCGAAG AACGGAATGTTACTATTTGAGACGGCTCAGTTTGAGGGGATCCTTAAGAAAATTACAGAATTCAGTGCAACACTTGCATCTGACTCG GAACAAAAACATCTATCCTTGTCCGAGGCAGACTTTTCAAGATTAGCTGCTATAGTGAAAGTATTGAAAAATACATCATTTTATCACACAAGCAAGCTTGCAGATGCTGACATCGTGTTGTTGCTAAAAATATTGAAGTCTTGGCCTTCACAGATGATGTTTCCAG TTATTGATTTTCTGAGGATGTTTGTGTTGCATCCTGACGGGGCTACTTTACTTCTTAAGACCATTGAAAGTGGAAACG ATGTACTCAGGGAAACTTTCCGTAAGGCTGTAGCAATACCTGTGCACTCACCGAATGTGCTTACAATCCTCAAAGCAGTTACTAACTTATTTGACAACCCATGCTTACACCAATGGTTGAAAACCCATTGTGCTGAG ATTATTGATTCTTTCTCGAGCTGCAAGCCGTCTTTTAGCAAGAACGCTCACTTGGCATATGCAACACTTTTACTGAA CTATTCTGTTCTTTCAATTGAATCGAAGGATGAACAAAGTCAGGCACAAATTCTTTCTGCGGCCCTTGAA ATTGCTGAAGACGATGCCCAAGATGCCGATTCGAAATACAGGGCCCTTGTTGCAATCGGCTCTCTT ATGTTGAACGGCCTGGTCAAGTCCATCGCCCTTGACCTCGACGTGAAGAGCGTCGCAAGCAGCGCAAAAGCTTCCATGGACTTGAAGATCGCCGAAGTCGGAGCTGATATCGAGCTGCTAACAAGATGA